Proteins from one Gibbsiella quercinecans genomic window:
- a CDS encoding PTS galactitol transporter subunit IIC yields the protein MNNLAHTLYTIVQYILGFGPTVLLPLVLFILALCFKVKPAKALRSSLTVGIGFVGIYAIFDILTSSVGPAAQAMVERTGINLPVVDLGWPPLSAITWGSPIAPFVIPLTILINVAMLALNKTRTVDVDMWNYWHFALAGTLVYYSTGSFVLGLLAAAVAAIVVLKLADWSAPLVRKYFGLEGISLPTLSSAVFFPIGLLFDAVINKIPGLNRINIDPESVQKKFGIFGEPMMVGTILGVMLGVIAGYDIKHILLLGISIGGVMFILPRMVRILMEGLLPLSEAIKKYLNAKYPGRDDLYIGLDIAVAVGNPAIISTALLLTPISVFIAFILPGNQVLPLGDLANLAVMASMIVLACRGNIFRAVITAIPVIVADLWIATKIAPFITEMAKDVNFKFAEGSSGQVSSFLDGGNPFRFWLLEIFNGNFIAMGLIPVVALALYAVFRLTKGTVYA from the coding sequence ATGAACAATTTAGCACATACACTTTATACCATTGTGCAATATATTCTGGGTTTTGGCCCGACTGTATTATTGCCACTGGTACTCTTTATTCTGGCCCTTTGTTTTAAAGTCAAACCGGCGAAAGCGCTTCGCTCATCATTAACGGTAGGGATCGGCTTTGTCGGTATTTACGCCATATTCGATATTCTCACCAGCAGTGTAGGCCCGGCGGCCCAGGCGATGGTTGAACGGACCGGTATTAACCTGCCGGTCGTCGATCTTGGTTGGCCACCGCTATCCGCAATTACCTGGGGTTCACCGATAGCGCCTTTTGTTATCCCGCTCACCATTCTAATTAACGTCGCTATGCTGGCGTTAAATAAAACCCGCACGGTGGATGTCGATATGTGGAACTATTGGCACTTTGCATTAGCAGGGACACTAGTTTACTACAGCACCGGCAGTTTTGTGTTGGGGTTGCTGGCGGCAGCAGTAGCAGCCATCGTGGTTTTGAAACTGGCAGACTGGTCTGCGCCGCTGGTCCGTAAATACTTTGGCCTAGAAGGGATCTCCTTACCCACGTTATCGTCGGCAGTCTTTTTCCCCATCGGGTTACTGTTCGACGCGGTGATCAACAAAATTCCCGGGCTGAACCGAATTAATATTGATCCGGAAAGTGTTCAGAAAAAATTCGGTATTTTCGGTGAGCCAATGATGGTCGGCACCATTCTTGGTGTCATGTTGGGCGTGATTGCTGGCTACGATATTAAACACATTCTGCTGCTTGGTATCAGCATTGGTGGGGTGATGTTCATTCTTCCGCGCATGGTACGTATCCTGATGGAAGGGCTGTTGCCTTTGTCTGAAGCCATTAAGAAATACCTCAATGCCAAATATCCGGGCCGCGACGATCTCTATATCGGGCTAGATATTGCTGTAGCGGTAGGGAATCCAGCGATTATCTCCACGGCTCTGCTGCTGACCCCAATCTCGGTCTTTATCGCCTTTATCCTGCCGGGTAATCAAGTGCTGCCGCTTGGCGATCTGGCCAACTTGGCGGTGATGGCATCCATGATCGTATTGGCCTGCCGCGGCAATATCTTCCGTGCCGTGATCACCGCTATTCCCGTCATCGTGGCCGACCTGTGGATTGCTACCAAAATTGCGCCATTTATTACCGAGATGGCGAAAGATGTTAATTTCAAATTCGCTGAAGGTTCTAGCGGGCAAGTATCCAGCTTTCTGGACGGGGGGAATCCGTTCCGTTTTTGGTTGCTGGAAATCTTCAATGGCAATTTCATTGCAATGGGCTTAATTCCGGTTGTCGCGCTGGCGCTTTATGCTGTATTTCGTCTGACAAAAGGAACGGTATATGCCTGA
- a CDS encoding class II aldolase → MPLVNGRVLLNRIQEKRVIAGAFNTTNLETTISILNAIERSGLPNFIQIAPTNAQLSGYDYIYEIVKRHADKMDVPVSLHLDHGKTLDDVKMAVRAGFTSVMIDGAALSFEENIDFTRAAVDFCKSFGVPVEAELGAILGKEDDHVSEADCKTEPEKVQRFVEQTGCDMLAVSVGNVHGLEDIPRIDIPLLQRIAAVTPVPLVIHGGSGIDADILRSFVNYNVVKVNIASDLRKAFITAVGKAYVHNNNEANLARVMANAKQAVEEDVYAKIIMMNKDHSALHQAK, encoded by the coding sequence ATGCCTTTAGTTAATGGTAGGGTTTTACTCAACCGGATTCAGGAAAAACGCGTGATTGCGGGTGCATTTAATACCACCAATCTGGAAACCACAATTTCAATTCTGAACGCTATTGAGCGCTCTGGATTACCGAATTTTATTCAGATTGCACCCACCAATGCGCAACTTTCAGGTTACGACTATATTTATGAAATCGTTAAACGCCATGCCGATAAAATGGATGTTCCGGTAAGCCTACATCTCGACCACGGTAAAACCCTGGATGATGTTAAAATGGCTGTGCGCGCGGGTTTCACCTCCGTGATGATTGATGGTGCAGCCTTATCTTTTGAAGAGAATATTGATTTTACTCGCGCGGCTGTGGATTTCTGCAAGTCTTTCGGCGTACCTGTCGAAGCTGAACTTGGTGCGATTCTCGGCAAAGAAGACGATCACGTCAGCGAAGCAGATTGCAAAACCGAGCCGGAGAAGGTGCAGAGGTTTGTTGAGCAAACCGGTTGTGACATGCTGGCCGTATCGGTGGGCAACGTACATGGTCTGGAGGATATTCCGCGTATTGATATCCCGCTGCTTCAGCGTATTGCCGCCGTTACTCCGGTGCCACTGGTGATTCACGGTGGTTCAGGAATTGATGCCGATATTTTGCGTAGCTTTGTGAATTACAACGTGGTGAAAGTGAATATCGCCAGCGATTTACGCAAGGCTTTTATTACTGCGGTTGGCAAGGCGTATGTGCACAATAATAACGAGGCGAATCTGGCGCGGGTAATGGCAAACGCTAAA
- a CDS encoding FGGY-family carbohydrate kinase, translating into MPDNTAAIVIDIGTTNCKVSCYSCLDASVMDVRKFPTPKRVSGQGDVDFDINQLWQTIKCVMAELIMLTPVAISRISIASFGESGVFIDEDGTILTPMLAWYDRRGEDYLSALNEAQKQELYSITGLPPHSNYSAFKMRWLLENYPLPKHRGMCWLHAPEVLLWLLTGQKRTEITLASRTLCLDVTTCKWSQQAAELLKIPFDVLAPLLEPGEIAGWVTPVLAKELGITSDVSVTLAGHDHMVGARALQLVPGEALNSTGTTEGILLLTPQPLLDAQAQRNKLANGRYSDGDLCTLFASLPIGGYALEWLRRTFRLTEEEIDSALARVWLRYQQASWSPNAVPVFIPHLRGSGSPNKNRATRGLLYGLGDTLGVDTLVESIFMGLTMEFANCYGCFNVPAGRPLKVIGPAVNNPFWLQLKADVLQCPVEAIAFDEAVSVGALLVACPDLSPPSITLAGRYFPNPQRAGKIKEYQKHWLEFYNFKLSQEGIPTIRYSHH; encoded by the coding sequence ATGCCTGACAACACGGCGGCGATCGTTATCGATATTGGTACCACCAACTGTAAAGTCAGCTGTTATTCCTGCCTCGATGCAAGTGTAATGGATGTGCGTAAATTCCCGACGCCAAAACGGGTTTCAGGGCAGGGCGATGTCGATTTTGATATTAACCAACTTTGGCAAACAATAAAGTGCGTTATGGCTGAACTGATCATGCTAACGCCCGTGGCGATCAGCCGCATCAGTATCGCCAGTTTTGGTGAATCCGGGGTGTTTATCGACGAAGACGGTACTATCCTGACGCCGATGCTGGCCTGGTATGATCGGCGTGGTGAGGATTATCTTTCAGCGCTGAATGAAGCACAAAAGCAGGAGCTGTATTCGATTACCGGTTTGCCGCCGCACAGTAATTACTCCGCATTCAAAATGCGATGGCTGCTGGAAAACTATCCGCTGCCGAAACACCGCGGGATGTGTTGGTTACATGCGCCAGAAGTGTTGTTGTGGTTGCTGACCGGGCAAAAACGTACCGAAATTACGCTCGCCAGCCGCACATTGTGTTTGGACGTCACTACGTGCAAGTGGTCACAACAAGCCGCTGAGTTGCTGAAAATCCCGTTTGATGTATTGGCGCCACTGCTGGAACCCGGCGAGATCGCGGGATGGGTCACTCCTGTGCTTGCTAAAGAACTCGGCATAACGAGTGACGTGAGCGTCACCCTGGCGGGACATGACCATATGGTTGGGGCGAGGGCGTTGCAATTGGTGCCAGGTGAAGCACTGAACTCGACGGGAACCACCGAAGGCATTTTACTGCTAACCCCACAGCCTTTACTGGATGCACAGGCCCAGCGAAATAAGTTGGCGAATGGCCGTTACTCTGACGGTGATTTATGCACACTGTTTGCCTCTCTGCCGATTGGCGGTTACGCCCTTGAGTGGTTGCGCCGTACATTCCGCTTAACAGAGGAAGAAATAGACTCAGCGCTAGCGCGAGTCTGGCTTCGCTATCAACAGGCTTCGTGGTCGCCAAACGCCGTGCCCGTGTTTATTCCTCATCTGCGGGGCTCGGGTTCGCCAAATAAAAACCGTGCTACCCGTGGATTGCTGTATGGCCTGGGGGATACGCTGGGGGTTGATACATTGGTGGAAAGCATTTTTATGGGCCTGACAATGGAATTCGCTAACTGTTATGGCTGTTTTAACGTACCAGCAGGGCGTCCACTGAAGGTCATTGGCCCAGCAGTGAATAATCCGTTCTGGCTACAGTTAAAAGCCGATGTCTTGCAATGCCCGGTAGAAGCAATAGCTTTTGATGAGGCGGTTTCTGTTGGCGCATTATTGGTTGCCTGCCCGGATTTATCGCCGCCCTCAATAACGCTTGCTGGCCGTTACTTTCCTAATCCGCAACGGGCAGGAAAAATAAAGGAATATCAAAAGCACTGGCTGGAATTTTATAATTTCAAATTATCACAGGAGGGTATTCCCACCATTAGGTATTCCCACCATTAG